In one window of Paraflavitalea soli DNA:
- a CDS encoding CcoQ/FixQ family Cbb3-type cytochrome c oxidase assembly chaperone, producing MKFIHYLEKISGISIYGLSSLLIFGSFFLLMVVWAFKADKKLMEEVSKIPLDKTV from the coding sequence ATGAAATTCATTCACTACCTCGAAAAGATCAGCGGTATCAGTATTTACGGACTTAGTTCGTTGCTCATCTTTGGCTCGTTCTTCCTGCTGATGGTGGTATGGGCCTTTAAGGCCGACAAGAAGCTGATGGAAGAAGTAAGTAAAATACCGCTCGATAAAACTGTTTAA
- the ccoG gene encoding cytochrome c oxidase accessory protein CcoG translates to MYAPRGAKAMVKETIQESFRDRIATVDASGKRNWVYAQKPVGRLYNLRTAVSLGFFALFVTLPFIHIDGRPLFLFNIPSARFIIFGKVFWPQDFFIFGLTMITFVIFIILFTAAFGRLFCGWVCPQTVFMEMLFRKIEYVIEGSAAQQKLNKTRPWTAGKITRRAIKYLVFYLLAFVIANFFLSYIIGIKELYKIITEPVGQHIGGFTSIIVFSAVFFAVYAFFREQACTVVCPYGRLQGVLLDKNSMIVAYDYKRGEPRSKYTKKAAPDTGDCIDCLQCVKVCPTGIDIRNGTQMECVGCTACIDACNAIMDRIGKPQGLIRYASENGIANKETLHYSTRMKLYTGLLSILVILLGILLMSRKDIDATIMRTPGMLYQERGTDSVSNLYNIKIANKTIENIPLHLQLEDSNGRIEVIGSSTVPVKKEDESAGTFFVVLPKKWIRERKSMLRIGLYQGGKQIDVVTTNFLGPVTDEP, encoded by the coding sequence ATGTATGCCCCCCGGGGCGCCAAAGCCATGGTAAAGGAAACAATACAGGAATCGTTCAGGGACAGGATTGCTACCGTAGATGCGAGCGGAAAGCGCAACTGGGTGTATGCCCAAAAGCCAGTGGGCAGGTTGTACAACCTGCGCACGGCGGTGAGCCTGGGCTTCTTTGCCTTGTTTGTCACCTTACCCTTTATACATATCGATGGAAGGCCGCTGTTTCTTTTCAATATTCCCTCTGCCCGCTTCATTATTTTCGGAAAGGTGTTCTGGCCCCAGGATTTTTTCATCTTCGGGCTAACTATGATCACCTTCGTTATTTTCATCATCCTGTTCACCGCAGCCTTTGGCAGGTTGTTTTGCGGCTGGGTTTGCCCTCAAACGGTATTTATGGAAATGTTGTTCCGTAAGATTGAATATGTTATCGAGGGGAGCGCGGCGCAACAGAAGCTCAATAAAACAAGACCGTGGACTGCCGGTAAGATCACGCGACGGGCCATTAAATACCTGGTTTTCTATCTGCTGGCCTTTGTCATTGCCAATTTCTTTCTGTCCTACATTATTGGGATAAAAGAATTGTACAAGATCATTACGGAACCTGTAGGTCAACATATAGGCGGATTTACCTCGATCATAGTATTTTCTGCTGTATTCTTCGCGGTGTATGCCTTCTTCAGGGAACAGGCCTGTACGGTGGTTTGTCCTTACGGCAGGCTACAGGGCGTATTGCTGGATAAAAACTCGATGATCGTGGCCTACGATTATAAACGTGGCGAACCCAGGAGTAAGTATACTAAGAAAGCGGCCCCGGATACCGGCGATTGCATCGACTGCCTGCAATGCGTGAAGGTTTGCCCAACCGGTATCGATATCCGTAATGGCACTCAAATGGAGTGTGTGGGTTGCACGGCCTGTATCGATGCCTGTAATGCCATTATGGACAGGATCGGGAAACCACAGGGACTTATCCGCTATGCTTCAGAAAATGGAATTGCCAATAAAGAAACGCTTCATTACAGTACCCGGATGAAATTATATACCGGCCTGTTGTCCATACTGGTCATTCTATTGGGTATCCTGCTCATGTCGCGCAAGGACATCGATGCTACCATCATGCGAACTCCTGGTATGTTGTACCAGGAAAGGGGAACGGACAGTGTCTCTAACCTGTACAATATTAAGATCGCCAATAAGACCATTGAAAATATTCCCTTACACCTGCAACTGGAAGATAGCAATGGGAGGATCGAAGTAATAGGTAGCTCCACTGTGCCGGTGAAAAAAGAAGATGAAAGTGCCGGTACCTTCTTTGTGGTGTTGCCCAAAAAATGGATCCGGGAAAGAAAATCCATGCTCAGGATCGGGCTTTACCAGGGTGGTAAACAGATAGATGTGGTCACTACTAATTTCCTGGGGCCTGTAACCGATGAACCATAA
- a CDS encoding FixH family protein, which produces MNWGNKLLLVFAAFGSMMSFMVYRCMKEPVNLVSKEYYRDEIAYQQVIDSRDKTNALSSRVKLSENNSSIAIILPAEMKQKRIAGNILLYCPADARYDREFVLHTDSAASQTLSKKSLAPGRYVVKISWKADSTNYYSEEPLTIR; this is translated from the coding sequence ATGAACTGGGGAAATAAATTATTACTGGTATTCGCTGCTTTCGGGTCCATGATGTCTTTTATGGTGTACCGGTGCATGAAGGAACCTGTGAACCTGGTATCCAAAGAGTATTACCGTGATGAGATCGCATACCAGCAGGTAATTGACAGCCGGGACAAGACCAATGCACTCAGCAGCAGGGTAAAGCTGTCGGAAAACAACTCTTCCATTGCGATTATCCTGCCGGCCGAAATGAAGCAGAAAAGGATAGCAGGCAATATCCTGTTGTACTGCCCGGCCGATGCCCGGTACGACAGGGAGTTTGTGTTGCATACCGACAGCGCCGCTTCTCAGACTTTGAGTAAAAAAAGTCTGGCGCCGGGCAGGTATGTGGTAAAAATATCCTGGAAGGCGGATAGTACCAATTATTACAGTGAGGAACCCTTAACCATTCGCTAA
- the ccoN gene encoding cytochrome-c oxidase, cbb3-type subunit I, with product MQVEKFYYDNKTVKWFAYAVLFWCIVGMLAGLWASIALFYPKINLGLPATTFGRMRPVHTNAVIFAFVGNGIFMGVYYSLQRLCKARMFSDLLSKIHFWGWQAIIVVGAISLWAGATTGKEYAELEWPIDIAITIVWVVFGINIFGTILKRRESHLYVAIWFYIATWVTVAMLHIVNSFELPVSLFKSYSWYAGVQDALVQWWYGHNAVAFFLTTPYLGLMYYFLPKAANRPVYSYRLSIIHFWALIFIYIWAGPHHLLYTSLPDWAQSLGVVFSIMLIAPSWGGMLNGLFTLRGAWDKVREDPVLKFLVVAITCYGMATFEGPMLSLKNVNAISHFTDWTIAHVHIGALGWNGFLTFGILYWLIPKMWGTTLYSKKLAGTHFWIGTIGIILYALPLYWAGFAQSMMWKTFTEEGQLKFQFLETVTHIIPMYVTRSIGGTLYIGSAFIMIYNLRKTIQQGSFMANEAAEAPALPKQILTHGKEYWHRWIEKRPMQMLVFSLIAVAIGGILEMIPTFLVKSNVPTISSVKPYTPLELYGRDIYVREGCYTCHSQMIRPFRDEVARYGEYSKAGEFVYDHPFQWGSKRTGPDLAREGGKYPDSWHYNHMLDPQSMSPGSIMPSYDWLFENNIDTTSTGAKIRAMQTLGVPYPAGYDSQANKALLEQASSISTSLKADKIQTKHTKEIIALIAYLQRLGKDIKSVPIAETVK from the coding sequence ATGCAGGTAGAAAAGTTTTATTATGACAACAAAACGGTGAAATGGTTTGCCTACGCGGTCCTGTTCTGGTGCATCGTAGGCATGCTGGCCGGGTTATGGGCATCTATTGCCTTGTTTTATCCAAAGATCAATCTCGGGCTGCCTGCCACTACCTTCGGCCGTATGCGCCCGGTGCATACCAATGCAGTGATCTTTGCCTTCGTAGGCAATGGTATTTTCATGGGAGTGTACTATTCCCTGCAGCGCCTGTGTAAAGCAAGGATGTTTAGCGACCTGCTTAGCAAGATCCATTTCTGGGGCTGGCAGGCCATTATTGTAGTGGGCGCTATTTCGTTGTGGGCCGGCGCCACAACCGGGAAGGAATATGCAGAATTGGAATGGCCCATCGATATTGCCATTACCATCGTATGGGTAGTATTTGGCATTAACATCTTTGGTACTATTCTTAAGCGCCGTGAATCGCATTTATATGTGGCCATCTGGTTTTACATTGCAACCTGGGTCACCGTGGCCATGCTGCATATTGTGAACTCATTTGAACTGCCTGTTTCCCTTTTTAAAAGCTATAGCTGGTATGCAGGTGTGCAGGATGCGTTGGTTCAATGGTGGTATGGGCACAATGCGGTGGCTTTCTTCCTCACCACGCCTTACCTCGGGTTGATGTATTATTTCCTGCCCAAGGCGGCCAACAGGCCGGTGTACAGCTACCGGCTTTCTATCATTCACTTCTGGGCGTTGATCTTTATCTATATCTGGGCTGGTCCGCACCATTTATTGTATACCAGTTTACCCGATTGGGCGCAGTCATTGGGCGTGGTATTTTCCATCATGCTCATCGCTCCCAGCTGGGGAGGTATGCTGAATGGCTTGTTTACTTTAAGAGGGGCCTGGGATAAAGTACGGGAAGATCCTGTGTTGAAATTCCTGGTAGTGGCAATCACTTGTTATGGTATGGCCACTTTTGAAGGACCCATGCTGAGTTTAAAAAATGTAAATGCCATCTCGCACTTTACCGACTGGACCATTGCGCACGTGCACATCGGCGCGCTGGGCTGGAATGGGTTTCTCACCTTCGGTATATTGTACTGGCTCATTCCCAAAATGTGGGGTACTACGCTGTATTCAAAAAAACTGGCCGGTACGCATTTCTGGATCGGCACCATCGGTATCATATTGTATGCGCTGCCTTTATACTGGGCAGGTTTTGCACAAAGCATGATGTGGAAAACCTTTACTGAAGAAGGACAACTGAAATTCCAGTTCCTGGAAACAGTTACACATATCATACCTATGTATGTTACCCGCAGCATTGGCGGCACACTCTATATTGGCAGCGCCTTTATCATGATCTATAACCTGCGCAAGACCATTCAGCAGGGTAGCTTCATGGCCAATGAAGCAGCCGAAGCGCCTGCGCTGCCCAAACAGATCCTTACGCATGGCAAAGAATACTGGCACCGCTGGATCGAAAAAAGGCCAATGCAGATGCTCGTGTTCAGTCTGATAGCAGTGGCCATTGGCGGTATCCTGGAAATGATCCCCACCTTTCTGGTAAAGTCGAATGTGCCTACCATCAGCAGTGTAAAACCTTATACGCCCCTGGAATTATATGGTCGTGATATCTATGTGCGGGAAGGTTGTTATACCTGTCACTCACAGATGATCAGACCCTTCCGTGATGAAGTGGCCCGCTACGGGGAATACTCCAAGGCCGGTGAATTTGTGTATGACCATCCTTTTCAGTGGGGTTCCAAAAGAACCGGGCCCGACCTGGCGCGTGAGGGAGGCAAATATCCTGACAGCTGGCATTACAACCATATGCTCGATCCGCAGTCCATGTCGCCGGGCTCCATCATGCCTTCCTATGACTGGTTATTCGAAAACAACATCGATACTACCAGCACAGGGGCTAAGATCCGCGCCATGCAAACACTGGGAGTGCCTTATCCGGCGGGGTATGACAGCCAGGCCAACAAAGCGTTGCTGGAGCAGGCAAGCAGTATCAGCACCAGCCTGAAGGCAGATAAGATACAAACGAAGCATACTAAAGAGATCATAGCCCTGATAGCCTATCTGCAAAGATTGGGTAAGGATATTAAGTCTGTTCCAATAGCAGAAACCGTGAAGTAA
- the ccoS gene encoding cbb3-type cytochrome oxidase assembly protein CcoS: MTVIIILLGASISVSALFLAGFIWSVKNKQYDDEFSPPVRILFDDKPGDDTTTVDTQ, encoded by the coding sequence ATGACAGTAATTATCATTCTGCTGGGCGCCAGCATATCCGTATCGGCCCTGTTCCTGGCCGGGTTTATCTGGAGTGTAAAGAACAAGCAATATGATGATGAGTTTTCTCCTCCGGTGAGAATATTGTTTGATGATAAGCCAGGTGATGACACTACTACTGTAGATACCCAATAA
- a CDS encoding response regulator, giving the protein MQSLLIIDDHDDIRENIAEILSLAGYKTFSAENGKKGVEKALQEKPDLIICDIMMPELDGYGVLHLLRKNPETEFIPFIFLTAKTERSDFRKGMEMGADDYITKPFDDIELLNAVEIRLKKSTILQKKYATGEQGATAMINDLRQSGLLKMQLDNYEAYNSAKKTTLYAEGKRPKYLFYLKSGKVKVYRQHEDGKEYIVNLYTAGDFIGYLPLLENKSYEDAAEIMEEAEIIQIPREDFLQTVYNDMSIAGRFIKLIAQNVQDKEERLLNLAYGSLRKRVAKALVDIHQKFNKEAADKSPINISRDDLAHYVGTATESLIRTLSDFKSEKLIEIKEGKIFITNLEKLKNLLY; this is encoded by the coding sequence ATGCAATCCCTGCTCATAATTGACGACCACGATGATATCCGCGAAAACATTGCAGAGATCCTTTCGCTGGCTGGCTATAAAACATTTAGCGCGGAGAATGGGAAAAAAGGAGTGGAAAAAGCACTACAGGAAAAGCCAGACCTCATTATTTGCGACATTATGATGCCTGAATTGGATGGATACGGTGTATTGCACCTGCTACGCAAAAATCCTGAAACGGAATTCATTCCTTTTATTTTCCTCACCGCTAAAACGGAAAGGTCGGATTTTCGTAAAGGCATGGAAATGGGCGCCGATGATTATATTACCAAGCCTTTTGATGATATTGAGTTACTCAACGCTGTGGAAATCCGCCTGAAAAAATCAACGATCCTGCAGAAGAAATATGCCACCGGAGAACAAGGCGCCACCGCCATGATCAATGACCTGCGGCAGTCGGGCCTGTTGAAAATGCAACTGGATAATTATGAAGCCTACAACAGTGCTAAAAAAACAACCTTGTATGCAGAAGGAAAAAGGCCCAAATACCTGTTTTATCTTAAATCGGGGAAAGTAAAAGTATATAGGCAGCATGAAGACGGTAAAGAATATATCGTGAACTTATATACCGCCGGAGACTTTATCGGTTACCTGCCTTTGCTGGAAAATAAGTCCTACGAGGATGCTGCCGAAATAATGGAAGAGGCCGAAATAATACAAATACCCCGGGAAGACTTTTTACAGACAGTTTACAACGATATGAGTATCGCCGGCCGCTTTATTAAACTGATCGCCCAAAATGTACAAGATAAAGAAGAGCGCCTGCTGAACCTGGCCTATGGCTCCCTGCGCAAACGGGTGGCAAAAGCCCTGGTGGATATCCATCAGAAATTCAACAAAGAGGCAGCCGATAAAAGTCCGATCAATATTTCCCGTGATGACCTGGCTCATTATGTAGGGACAGCTACGGAATCACTGATCCGGACCCTGAGTGATTTTAAATCTGAAAAGCTTATTGAGATCAAAGAAGGTAAGATCTTTATCACCAACCTGGAGAAACTAAAAAACCTGCTTTACTAA
- a CDS encoding cbb3-type cytochrome c oxidase N-terminal domain-containing protein, which produces MSLIQSLLAQAGRLKKAGLLITGVCCSTLLWAQAPLPDAMDDPFVVVLIVIMAILALIIGLLAWVVLGSAQIYLQRSKQEETAVKEKKSQPATTAVTVVALLLTSLSSRAEETGNSTAVVSAHNLSDTAFYTMTGVIFLELMVIGALLYNLRVLLEIKRKKAAIAGEKLKPAISWWDKLNKFRPVEQEVNIDLGHDYDGIRELDNRLPPWWLYGFYLSIVFACIYLWRYHVSHTAPLSGEEYQLAVKAAEVKRAEYLKKAANNVDENTVKYLSESTDLQAGQKIFVTTCFPCHGKGGEGGVGPNLTDEYWLHGGSMKDIFKTIRYGVPEKGMKSWKDDYSPAQIAQLASYIKSIKGTNPPNAKPPQGALFQEEGAKAADSATLSASN; this is translated from the coding sequence ATGTCCTTGATACAATCCCTATTAGCCCAGGCAGGCAGGTTAAAGAAAGCAGGTTTACTGATCACAGGTGTATGTTGCAGCACTTTATTGTGGGCGCAGGCGCCACTGCCTGATGCCATGGATGATCCATTTGTAGTGGTACTGATCGTGATCATGGCTATCCTGGCCCTCATTATTGGCTTGCTGGCCTGGGTAGTGCTGGGCAGCGCCCAGATCTACCTGCAAAGATCAAAGCAGGAAGAAACTGCTGTAAAAGAAAAAAAAAGTCAGCCTGCCACAACTGCGGTAACTGTAGTTGCACTGCTGCTAACAAGTTTGAGTTCCCGGGCTGAAGAAACGGGTAACAGTACTGCCGTGGTCAGTGCTCATAACCTTAGCGATACGGCTTTTTACACCATGACGGGCGTCATCTTCCTGGAGTTGATGGTCATTGGCGCTTTGCTGTACAACCTGCGTGTGCTGCTGGAAATTAAAAGGAAGAAGGCTGCTATAGCAGGTGAGAAACTGAAGCCTGCCATCAGTTGGTGGGATAAGCTCAATAAGTTCAGGCCTGTGGAGCAGGAAGTGAACATCGACCTGGGCCATGATTACGATGGCATCCGTGAACTGGATAACCGGTTGCCACCCTGGTGGCTGTATGGCTTCTACCTTTCCATCGTTTTTGCCTGCATTTACCTGTGGCGTTACCATGTATCGCACACGGCGCCGCTGAGCGGGGAGGAATACCAGCTGGCGGTAAAAGCGGCGGAAGTAAAACGCGCTGAGTACTTGAAAAAGGCGGCTAATAATGTGGATGAGAATACGGTAAAATACCTGTCTGAAAGCACCGACCTGCAGGCCGGGCAGAAAATATTCGTCACCACCTGTTTTCCCTGTCATGGTAAAGGAGGGGAGGGTGGAGTAGGGCCCAACCTTACCGATGAATACTGGCTGCATGGCGGCAGCATGAAAGATATTTTTAAGACGATCAGGTATGGCGTGCCCGAAAAAGGTATGAAGAGCTGGAAAGACGATTATTCGCCCGCCCAGATCGCCCAGCTTGCCAGCTATATTAAATCGATCAAAGGCACGAATCCGCCCAATGCGAAACCGCCGCAGGGGGCATTATTCCAGGAAGAAGGCGCTAAAGCTGCGGATTCTGCTACCCTATCAGCAAGTAATTAA
- a CDS encoding sulfite exporter TauE/SafE family protein encodes MSWQVAIAGVGMGMVSSLHCIGMCGPLVMALPLPQEAGLRRLLPLFTYNTGRLTTYGLLGALFGLAGRRLQLAGWQQWLSVGLGVVILLGWFAARIGIRRSFYPAQIVQQQITQLNLYLWKRAGKAGFFLLGMANGLLPCGMVYLAVAAAISTGSTGWSTLFMVCFGLGTLPAMTGLGYFSAWFNQSVRLYLRKWIPAFTVAVGILLILRGLDLGIPYISPRLPVVPVSGISCH; translated from the coding sequence ATGAGCTGGCAGGTAGCAATAGCAGGTGTTGGCATGGGCATGGTGAGCAGCCTGCATTGCATAGGTATGTGCGGGCCATTGGTGATGGCCCTGCCCTTACCCCAAGAGGCTGGTCTCCGGCGCTTGTTGCCCCTTTTTACTTATAATACCGGGCGATTGACGACCTATGGCCTCCTGGGTGCGCTGTTTGGTTTGGCCGGCAGGAGGTTGCAACTGGCAGGCTGGCAACAATGGCTGTCTGTTGGCCTGGGAGTTGTGATCTTGCTGGGGTGGTTTGCTGCAAGGATAGGTATACGGCGCAGCTTCTATCCGGCACAAATAGTACAGCAGCAGATCACGCAACTCAATCTTTATTTATGGAAGCGGGCCGGCAAAGCCGGTTTTTTTCTGTTGGGGATGGCCAATGGACTGTTGCCTTGCGGCATGGTATACCTGGCGGTAGCAGCAGCCATCAGTACGGGTAGCACTGGTTGGAGCACCCTTTTTATGGTATGTTTTGGATTGGGCACACTGCCTGCTATGACCGGCCTCGGTTATTTCAGTGCCTGGTTCAATCAATCTGTGAGGTTGTATTTAAGGAAGTGGATACCGGCATTTACCGTGGCGGTGGGTATACTGCTTATATTGCGTGGATTGGATCTTGGTATCCCTTATATCAGTCCCCGGTTGCCTGTGGTCCCCGTAAGCGGGATATCCTGTCACTGA
- a CDS encoding heavy metal translocating P-type ATPase yields the protein MLPTNHTGLQCAHCGEECPDEGISLAGVHFCCAGCRSVYQLINQQGLCDYYALNRQPGASQQIPVRKDKFAFLDDSRIIQKLISFQNNEQTRVTFYLPHIHCSSCLYLLEHLHKLQPGVLAARVNFTRKEIQIDINHQVVSLRRIAELLTQIGYEPYISLADLNGARPPQDKKYIKQLGVAGFSFANIMLLSFPEYFGLAASEQHLQGIFRMLNLVLALPVVLYSAIPFYESAWKSLRHRFLNIDAPIVLAIFITFGRSLYEVLSGTGGGYFDSMTGIVFFMLAGKVLQDKTYRQLSFERDYTSYFPISVTVVADDREMAVALPVVKPGDTLRIHSEELIPADGILTRGNALIDYSFVTGESMAIPKDMGEIVYAGGRQKGGTIEVLVTREVAQSYLTRLWNQDALRRKQPKEQSSFVHLISRYFTYVLFGLAAIAALYWWINDPSRIANAVTAMLIVACPCALLLSGTFTQGNILRILGRNQFYLRDAQVIEDIAKADHIVFDKTGTLTTVQDMNVGYEGERLSNDQLKMIAAVAAQTNHPLTRALCSWLPHDPSLQVEAFREIPGEGVAGIVNDTLIQLGSAFYAKNVHPSNTGGSRVYINWNYASKGCFVFTSHYRDEVPELVKKLRKHYRLSLVSGDNNREEKNLRRLFAHNSTLLFNQRPEDKLRHVEQLQKMGKRVMVIGDGLNDAGALRQADAGIALTEDTNNFTPASDAILEAAQLSKLPKFIRLCKANRYIIMASFFLSIVYNVIGLYFAVQGTLSPLIAAILMPASSLSILLVTFGSSRLVANQLDL from the coding sequence ATGTTACCAACGAACCATACGGGGTTGCAGTGCGCGCATTGCGGCGAAGAATGCCCGGATGAGGGCATCAGCCTTGCCGGCGTCCATTTCTGCTGCGCAGGCTGCAGATCGGTTTACCAGCTGATCAATCAGCAGGGCCTATGCGATTATTATGCCCTGAACCGGCAGCCTGGCGCTTCCCAACAAATTCCCGTACGGAAAGATAAGTTCGCCTTCCTCGACGATAGCCGGATCATACAGAAGCTTATTAGTTTTCAGAACAATGAGCAAACCAGGGTCACTTTCTACCTGCCGCATATCCATTGCAGTTCCTGCTTGTACCTGCTGGAACACCTGCATAAATTACAGCCGGGTGTGCTGGCGGCCCGCGTCAATTTTACCCGTAAAGAGATCCAAATAGATATCAACCACCAGGTAGTAAGCTTGCGGAGGATCGCAGAATTGCTGACGCAGATCGGCTATGAACCCTATATCAGCCTGGCGGACCTGAACGGGGCGAGACCGCCGCAGGACAAAAAATATATTAAGCAACTGGGGGTGGCGGGCTTTTCCTTTGCCAATATCATGTTGCTTAGCTTCCCGGAATATTTTGGCCTGGCTGCTTCCGAGCAACACCTACAGGGTATTTTTCGTATGTTGAACCTTGTACTGGCCTTGCCCGTCGTGCTGTATAGCGCCATTCCTTTTTATGAATCGGCATGGAAGAGCCTGCGCCACCGTTTTCTCAACATCGATGCCCCCATTGTATTGGCTATCTTCATCACTTTTGGCAGGAGTCTTTATGAAGTGTTGTCCGGCACCGGCGGGGGGTATTTCGATTCTATGACGGGCATTGTATTTTTTATGCTCGCAGGAAAAGTATTACAGGACAAAACCTACCGTCAACTTTCATTCGAACGGGATTATACTTCCTATTTCCCCATATCGGTGACGGTAGTAGCCGATGACCGTGAAATGGCGGTAGCGCTGCCTGTCGTTAAGCCGGGCGATACCCTGCGTATTCACAGTGAAGAGCTCATTCCGGCAGATGGTATTCTGACAAGAGGCAACGCACTGATCGATTACAGTTTTGTGACCGGCGAGTCGATGGCCATACCCAAGGATATGGGAGAGATCGTATATGCGGGCGGGCGGCAAAAAGGCGGTACCATCGAAGTGCTGGTGACAAGGGAAGTGGCGCAGAGTTATTTAACAAGGCTATGGAACCAGGACGCTTTGCGCCGGAAGCAACCTAAAGAGCAGTCGTCTTTTGTGCACCTCATCAGCCGTTATTTTACTTATGTATTGTTTGGCCTGGCTGCTATTGCCGCCCTCTATTGGTGGATCAACGACCCCTCCAGAATTGCCAACGCCGTTACTGCCATGTTGATCGTGGCCTGCCCCTGCGCGCTGCTCCTGTCGGGCACTTTTACACAGGGTAATATCCTGCGTATTCTTGGCCGCAACCAATTTTACCTGCGGGATGCCCAGGTTATTGAAGACATTGCCAAAGCTGATCATATTGTATTTGATAAAACGGGCACACTTACTACAGTGCAGGATATGAATGTGGGCTATGAAGGCGAAAGGCTTTCCAACGATCAGTTGAAAATGATCGCCGCAGTTGCTGCGCAAACCAATCATCCCCTTACACGTGCTTTGTGCAGCTGGCTTCCCCATGATCCTTCCCTTCAGGTGGAAGCATTCCGGGAAATACCGGGCGAAGGTGTTGCTGGCATAGTGAATGATACGCTCATTCAATTGGGCAGCGCCTTCTATGCAAAGAACGTCCATCCGTCCAATACAGGAGGCAGCCGTGTGTACATCAACTGGAACTATGCATCCAAGGGATGTTTTGTATTTACCAGTCATTACCGTGATGAAGTGCCTGAACTGGTCAAAAAACTGAGGAAGCACTACCGGCTCTCCCTGGTAAGCGGCGATAACAACCGGGAAGAGAAAAATCTGCGCAGGCTGTTTGCTCACAATAGCACTTTGCTGTTCAATCAAAGACCCGAAGATAAACTGCGTCACGTGGAGCAATTACAAAAGATGGGCAAGCGGGTGATGGTAATAGGCGACGGCCTGAATGATGCAGGCGCTTTGCGCCAGGCCGATGCTGGCATTGCACTGACGGAAGATACCAACAACTTTACCCCGGCCAGTGATGCCATCCTGGAAGCGGCGCAATTGTCAAAGCTTCCTAAGTTCATCCGTTTGTGCAAGGCCAACCGTTATATTATCATGGCCAGTTTCTTTCTGTCGATTGTTTACAATGTGATCGGTCTGTACTTTGCCGTACAGGGAACGCTTTCTCCCCTGATCGCTGCAATCCTGATGCCTGCCAGCAGTCTCAGTATCCTGCTGGTCACTTTTGGCAGCAGCAGACTGGTGGCCAATCAACTGGATCTGTAA